The following proteins are co-located in the Siansivirga zeaxanthinifaciens CC-SAMT-1 genome:
- the murC gene encoding UDP-N-acetylmuramate--L-alanine ligase, with protein sequence MDINKIHSVYFVGIGGIGMSALARYFVAKGKTVAGYDKTPTDITEGLEALGVKVHFEDSINNIEEAFLNKETTLVVYTPAIPKHHSELNYFIDNNFNVLKRSKVLGFITENTFCLAVAGTHGKTTTTSILGHLLNACNMPVTAFLGGISENYNSNLILNGTEVSVVEADEFDRSFLTLSPNLACITSMDADHLDIYGDASALIQSFEDFSKKVKPEGKLFVKNGLPLSGITFGIEDDSDYSVQNIKIENGAYIFDVKTPSTVLEKLQFNLPGRHNLSNALIALAMAVEYGCPYQQLAKALASYKGVKRRFTYQIKTEDFVFIDDYAHHPEEINAVHQAVREMYPGKKVLAIFQPHLFSRTRDFVDDFAKSLSQFDAVLLLDIYPARELPIEGVTSQWLLDKIENANKQLVLKTDLIQKIRESDARIVLTIGAGDIGEEVKHIKKEFSVAN encoded by the coding sequence ATGGATATTAATAAAATACATAGCGTTTATTTTGTAGGTATTGGCGGTATAGGCATGAGCGCTTTAGCACGATATTTTGTAGCTAAAGGTAAAACTGTGGCGGGTTACGATAAAACACCAACCGATATTACAGAAGGCTTAGAGGCGTTGGGTGTTAAAGTTCATTTTGAAGATTCAATTAATAATATTGAAGAAGCCTTTTTAAATAAAGAAACCACCTTGGTAGTTTATACGCCGGCAATTCCTAAACATCATTCGGAATTAAATTATTTTATTGATAATAATTTTAATGTTTTAAAGCGTTCTAAAGTTTTAGGTTTTATTACAGAAAACACATTTTGTTTAGCAGTAGCTGGTACCCATGGTAAAACCACAACGACGAGTATTTTAGGGCATTTACTTAATGCTTGCAATATGCCTGTAACCGCATTTTTAGGAGGTATAAGTGAAAATTATAATTCCAATTTAATTTTAAACGGCACAGAAGTTTCTGTGGTCGAAGCCGATGAGTTTGACAGATCATTTCTAACCTTGTCGCCAAACCTCGCATGTATCACCTCTATGGATGCCGATCATTTGGATATTTACGGCGATGCTTCCGCTTTAATTCAATCTTTCGAAGATTTTTCGAAGAAAGTAAAGCCCGAAGGTAAGCTTTTCGTGAAAAACGGTTTGCCGCTTTCTGGAATTACTTTTGGCATTGAAGACGATTCAGATTATTCTGTTCAAAATATAAAAATAGAAAATGGTGCTTACATTTTTGATGTAAAAACACCTTCAACAGTTTTAGAAAAGTTACAATTTAACCTACCTGGCAGACATAATTTGTCGAATGCTTTAATAGCCTTGGCGATGGCTGTAGAATATGGTTGCCCTTACCAGCAGCTCGCCAAAGCTTTAGCATCTTACAAAGGTGTTAAGCGCCGTTTTACTTATCAGATTAAAACGGAAGATTTTGTGTTTATCGATGATTATGCACATCATCCAGAAGAAATTAATGCCGTGCATCAGGCGGTTCGGGAAATGTATCCTGGCAAGAAAGTGTTGGCTATTTTTCAGCCGCATTTATTCAGTAGAACTCGAGATTTTGTAGATGATTTTGCTAAAAGCTTATCGCAGTTTGATGCCGTTTTACTTTTAGATATTTATCCAGCGAGAGAGTTACCAATAGAAGGTGTTACCTCGCAATGGCTGTTAGATAAAATAGAAAACGCCAATAAACAGTTGGTTTTAAAAACCGATTTGATACAAAAAATACGCGAAAGTGATGCTCGAATAGTTTTAACTATTGGGGCAGGAGATATAGGAGAAGAAGTTAAACATATTAAAAAAGAATTTAGCGTTGCGAATTAA